A genomic window from Paucibacter sp. KCTC 42545 includes:
- the mlaE gene encoding lipid asymmetry maintenance ABC transporter permease subunit MlaE: protein MTALDGLARLGRATRGQLAEVGAGTRLFMQVLARTPQALMRFGLVREQVYFLGNRSLSIIGVSGLFVGFVLALQGYYTLQRYGSAEAVGLLVALSLVRELGPVVAALLFAGRAGTSLTAEIGLMKAGEQLTAMEMMAVDPVTRVLAPRFWGGVIAMPLLAALFSAIGVIGGWLVAVPLIGIDAGAFWSQMQGGVDVFADVGNGVVKSLVFGVTVTFVALLQGYACKPTPEGVAQATTRTVVVSSLAVLALDFVLTAMMFSI from the coding sequence ATGACGGCGCTTGACGGATTGGCGCGCCTGGGCCGCGCCACACGTGGCCAACTGGCCGAGGTCGGCGCGGGCACACGCTTGTTTATGCAGGTGCTGGCGCGCACGCCGCAGGCCTTGATGCGTTTTGGCCTGGTGCGTGAGCAGGTGTATTTCCTCGGCAATCGCTCGCTGTCCATCATCGGCGTGTCGGGCCTGTTCGTTGGCTTCGTGCTGGCGCTGCAGGGCTACTACACCTTGCAACGCTACGGCTCGGCCGAGGCGGTGGGCTTGTTGGTGGCCTTGAGCTTGGTGCGTGAACTGGGCCCGGTGGTGGCGGCCTTGCTGTTCGCAGGTCGCGCCGGCACCTCACTGACGGCCGAGATCGGCTTGATGAAGGCCGGCGAGCAACTCACCGCCATGGAGATGATGGCGGTGGACCCGGTCACCCGGGTGTTGGCGCCGCGCTTCTGGGGCGGCGTGATTGCCATGCCTTTGCTGGCGGCGCTGTTCTCGGCGATTGGTGTGATCGGCGGCTGGCTGGTGGCGGTGCCTTTGATTGGCATCGACGCGGGCGCCTTTTGGTCGCAGATGCAAGGCGGGGTGGATGTGTTTGCCGACGTCGGCAATGGCGTGGTGAAGAGCCTGGTGTTCGGTGTCACCGTGACCTTTGTGGCGCTGCTGCAGGGCTATGCCTGCAAACCGACGCCCGAGGGTGTGGCGCAGGCCACCACCCGCACCGTGGTGGTTTCTTCTCTGGCGGTGTTGGCACTGGACTTTGTGCTGACCGCCATGATGTTTTCGATCTGA
- a CDS encoding ABC transporter ATP-binding protein — translation MSTHYPPISNSASPLIELRDVSCGYGDRVILESVNLTVPRGKVLALIGTSGGGKTTVLRLLGRQIRPLKGQVLFDGVDLAPLNLDQLYAVRRRMGMLFQFGALFTDLSVFENVAFPLREHTNLSEAMIRDLVLMKLNAVGLRGARDLMPSEVSGGMARRVALARAIALDPDLVLYDEPFAGLDPISLGVAARLIRDLNDALGLTSIIVSHDLHETFGIADEVAMIANGRVVAQGTPDDLRHSEDPLVQQFVGAHADGPVRFHQAAVPVAQDFGLGARA, via the coding sequence ATGTCGACCCACTATCCCCCGATTTCTAATTCCGCTTCACCCTTGATCGAATTGCGCGATGTCAGTTGCGGTTACGGCGACCGGGTGATTCTGGAGTCGGTCAATCTGACGGTGCCGCGCGGCAAGGTCTTGGCCTTGATCGGTACCTCGGGCGGCGGCAAGACCACGGTGCTGCGTTTGCTGGGGCGGCAGATTCGCCCCCTAAAAGGTCAGGTCCTGTTTGACGGCGTGGATTTGGCCCCGCTCAATTTGGATCAGCTCTATGCCGTGCGTCGTCGCATGGGTATGTTGTTCCAGTTCGGCGCCTTGTTCACCGACCTGTCGGTGTTCGAGAACGTGGCCTTCCCCCTGCGAGAACATACCAATTTGTCTGAAGCCATGATCCGCGACTTGGTGCTGATGAAGCTCAACGCGGTGGGCCTGCGCGGTGCGCGTGACCTGATGCCTTCCGAGGTGTCGGGCGGCATGGCGCGGCGCGTGGCGCTGGCGCGGGCCATCGCGCTGGATCCCGATCTGGTTTTGTATGACGAGCCTTTTGCTGGCTTGGACCCGATTTCGCTGGGCGTAGCAGCACGCCTGATTCGCGATCTGAATGACGCGCTGGGCCTGACCAGCATCATTGTTTCGCATGATTTGCATGAAACCTTCGGCATTGCCGACGAAGTCGCCATGATCGCCAATGGCCGTGTGGTGGCCCAAGGCACGCCCGATGACTTGCGCCATAGCGAAGATCCGCTGGTGCAGCAGTTTGTGGGCGCCCATGCCGATGGGCCGGTGCGTTTTCATCAAGCGGCCGTGCCGGTGGCGCAAGACTTTGGTTTGGGAGCACGCGCATGA
- a CDS encoding type IV pilin protein: MNRTISSLAPRIQAGFTLIELMITVAIIGILAGVAYPAYQNYIVRGQLADANTGLATMRAQMERFYQDNRTYATTGGFTTPCAVDASKRTFGKFVISCDGAPTPTTYTLLAQGSGPVANFKFTVTESDVRATTAAPSGWNTCTSKWLMKKGETC, translated from the coding sequence ATGAATCGAACCATCTCTTCTCTCGCCCCTCGCATTCAAGCGGGCTTCACCTTGATTGAACTGATGATCACGGTGGCCATCATTGGCATCTTGGCCGGTGTGGCCTACCCCGCTTATCAAAACTACATCGTGCGCGGGCAACTGGCTGATGCCAACACCGGCCTGGCGACCATGCGCGCTCAGATGGAACGCTTCTATCAAGACAATCGCACTTATGCAACGACAGGTGGCTTCACTACACCTTGCGCAGTGGATGCTAGCAAGAGAACTTTTGGCAAATTTGTAATCAGCTGCGATGGCGCACCCACGCCCACCACCTACACCTTGCTCGCGCAAGGCAGTGGTCCGGTGGCGAACTTCAAATTCACCGTCACAGAATCCGATGTGCGCGCGACAACTGCTGCACCTTCGGGCTGGAACACCTGCACAAGTAAGTGGCTGATGAAAAAGGGGGAGACATGCTAA
- a CDS encoding pilus assembly FimT family protein: MADEKGGDMLTPSSIRSRGFTLVELMVGVALVSIMMAFAIPSFRTWIANSQVRTASEALQSAARLAQAEASRRYRQVVLFRTASSACTTAAAADANGGFWALRTVALAADDAPQAIECGKLTDGIADLKLVGPTAVCFNAAGRPITNANPGVVGANCQLPPSGISSFDVTGGDSGSSAVDRPLRILISLGGSVRMCDPSKVQSSSNPDGCPASP; this comes from the coding sequence GTGGCTGATGAAAAAGGGGGAGACATGCTAACTCCCTCCTCAATCAGGTCTCGAGGCTTCACCCTCGTGGAGTTGATGGTGGGCGTTGCCTTGGTATCAATCATGATGGCGTTCGCCATCCCCTCCTTCAGAACTTGGATCGCCAACAGCCAAGTGCGAACTGCCAGCGAAGCCCTTCAATCGGCCGCCCGCTTGGCTCAGGCCGAGGCCTCACGGCGTTATCGCCAAGTCGTCCTATTCCGTACCGCTAGTTCCGCCTGTACAACTGCAGCAGCAGCCGACGCCAACGGCGGCTTCTGGGCCCTGCGCACCGTCGCCTTGGCAGCCGATGATGCGCCGCAGGCGATCGAATGCGGCAAACTGACCGATGGCATTGCCGATCTCAAACTGGTCGGTCCGACCGCTGTTTGTTTCAACGCTGCGGGTCGCCCCATCACCAACGCCAACCCCGGTGTGGTCGGCGCCAACTGCCAACTGCCGCCCTCCGGCATCAGCAGCTTTGACGTCACCGGCGGCGACAGCGGCAGCAGTGCAGTCGACCGCCCCTTACGGATTCTCATTTCCCTGGGGGGATCGGTCCGCATGTGTGACCCAAGCAAAGTGCAGTCCTCTTCAAACCCCGACGGTTGCCCGGCCTCGCCATGA
- a CDS encoding type IV pilus modification PilV family protein — protein sequence MSTKAPTPSSHTHQLRSRQHGMSLIEVLVAVLLISFGLLGLISLQARGTQLSVGAEDSQRAVLLANEMVAQMWGAGTVAVDAATLQAWKEKVADPSKVGLPNGVGTVTVNGNVARITVQWRPPKAAVGEESRYFTDVLI from the coding sequence ATGAGTACAAAAGCCCCCACGCCCAGTTCGCACACGCATCAGCTACGGTCGAGGCAGCACGGCATGTCCTTGATCGAGGTTCTGGTCGCCGTCCTGCTGATCTCCTTCGGCCTGCTGGGCCTGATCAGCTTGCAAGCGCGCGGCACTCAGTTGTCAGTGGGCGCAGAAGACAGCCAGCGCGCGGTCTTGCTGGCCAATGAAATGGTGGCCCAGATGTGGGGCGCCGGGACGGTCGCCGTTGATGCGGCCACGCTGCAAGCCTGGAAGGAAAAGGTCGCTGATCCTAGCAAGGTCGGCCTACCCAACGGCGTCGGCACGGTCACTGTGAACGGCAATGTCGCGCGCATTACCGTCCAATGGCGGCCGCCCAAGGCGGCGGTGGGCGAAGAAAGCCGCTACTTCACCGATGTCCTCATTTGA
- a CDS encoding PilW family protein yields the protein MRCQDPTSLPICRRDPRAQQGFSLVELLVAIVIGLVLTLTLTTVITQFEGSKRGMNSANEQSITSAFTSFEFDRQLRSAGSGFVQSAANNNTGASFGCRLQVARNGAQILPRLTAFPAPFNNVPQQISLAPVMVFAGAGTGGSDVLMLAAGASGLGETALRISPNSATPTSLRITNTLGMRGGDLMLLIDPSMGGNCMLQQVATPFAGGASQLLNFGGAYASQQIGGTILANIATTSASTLVPLGNITGNRPNFKLMGIGANATLYYLDLLRLDNVDTAQAMSDGIVDLRVLYGVDSDSDGRVDSWVSPAAGNFTAAALSNGTPAAQANLLSIRSLRIGMILRSERIEREAVNSAPLTLFGDFAPALKVTRNLSADEQRQRFRTLEFTVPLRNML from the coding sequence ATGAGATGCCAAGACCCCACTTCCCTGCCTATTTGCCGCCGCGACCCGCGCGCGCAACAGGGCTTCAGCTTGGTCGAGTTGCTGGTGGCGATTGTGATCGGCCTGGTACTGACCTTGACCTTGACCACGGTGATCACCCAGTTCGAAGGCAGCAAGCGCGGTATGAACTCGGCCAACGAGCAGTCGATCACCAGCGCCTTCACCTCATTTGAGTTTGACCGGCAACTGCGAAGCGCGGGCTCAGGTTTCGTTCAAAGCGCAGCCAACAACAATACTGGTGCGAGCTTCGGCTGCAGACTGCAAGTCGCACGCAATGGGGCCCAGATCCTGCCGCGACTCACCGCCTTTCCGGCCCCCTTCAACAACGTGCCGCAGCAAATTTCCCTGGCTCCAGTGATGGTGTTCGCGGGCGCCGGCACGGGAGGCTCAGATGTCTTGATGCTGGCGGCCGGGGCCTCCGGTTTGGGCGAGACTGCCCTGCGCATTTCACCGAACTCGGCCACCCCTACTTCGCTGCGCATCACCAACACCTTAGGTATGCGCGGCGGCGACCTGATGCTGCTGATTGACCCCAGCATGGGCGGCAACTGCATGCTGCAGCAGGTAGCCACCCCGTTTGCGGGCGGTGCCAGCCAGTTGCTGAACTTTGGCGGCGCCTACGCCAGCCAGCAAATTGGCGGCACTATTCTTGCCAATATTGCGACGACGAGCGCATCCACTCTGGTGCCACTGGGCAATATCACGGGCAATCGCCCCAATTTCAAACTCATGGGCATCGGCGCCAACGCCACGCTCTACTACCTTGACCTGCTGCGCCTGGACAATGTGGACACTGCTCAGGCGATGAGCGATGGCATCGTTGACTTGCGCGTGCTGTATGGCGTGGACAGCGATAGCGATGGCAGAGTTGACAGCTGGGTGTCCCCTGCGGCAGGCAATTTCACCGCGGCCGCCCTCAGCAACGGCACCCCAGCGGCCCAGGCCAATTTGTTGTCGATTCGCTCCTTGCGCATCGGCATGATTCTGCGCAGTGAGCGCATCGAACGCGAGGCCGTCAACAGCGCCCCGCTGACCTTGTTTGGCGATTTCGCCCCGGCCTTGAAGGTCACCCGCAACCTCAGCGCCGATGAACAGCGCCAGCGCTTTCGCACGCTGGAGTTCACGGTGCCACTTCGCAACATGCTTTAA
- a CDS encoding pilus assembly protein — MSKLTHYLPPTWHSLPGLPLACLLAPLLAHGATPTPLADQAVFSSVAVPGNLALALSVEFPTAVSRAHTGNYDSASNFLGYFDPNKCYRYNYSADETLRYFFPAGAAASRQCSGDDNDLWSGNFLNWATMQTIDPFRWALTGGYRSRDEVGLTLIEKAWHSGQGGTGNFPNKNLSTSALVKGATPLIWSSLNVRVQGLGNKIWITSTSNNLGSATSGTAYNPANFNAANRPDGSTIYEMSVRVKVCDPSGGTGGVESNCTQYPNNDYKPTGLMQQYSDQIRFSAFGYLNDSTLSRDGGVLRANQKFVGPSQPVPGGGRSTNANAEWDANTGAMVINPNPADVTATATDFGVTVSNSGVMNYLNKFGSINKGNYKSYDPVSELFYAAVRYYKNQGNVPEWTTMSGATPATKIAWADGFPVITKWEDPILYSCQKNFILGIGDANTHADRNLPGATGGSEPAKPSLVAADKTVDATVATNRVGTIQGISSLAATSPYGGCCNNNGALMAGLAYDSNTKDIRPDDPNDLKTKGRQSIQTYWLDVLESGYETNNQFFLATKFGGFTVPDGFDPYAQASDLPLSWWHTNTDTNSGQPRPDNYFTADKPDKMVDGLSKAFASIVSKLKAYTTSFSTAAPQITSSGTASFAAQYDSNGWTGDVIASTITIGENSAAPSQAESWRFSNTLTNQAAGTGWDTGRRIVSFNTSTKTGVPFRLTSLASDQQSALDTTYRSGSDAADYLSYLRGDRKNEVASSVTGSAKSYRDRTSLVGDIVGSKAKAVGKPTAPYSSNANPGYDKFLSDYQSRQTMVYVGANDGMLHAINGSTGAEVFAYVPGSVYQGPDGTPAVNGLQALGNPNFAHYNFVDATPAVADVDFGGVNGWRSLLVGGLGKGGRTLYAIDVTDPTQMTSESAVASKVLWEISANANLPLGYTYGEPAVMKTRKYGWVIIVGSGYNNADGKGYFIIIKPSTGEVLKTISTGEGSTDNQAGLAHVRPFYPDLSDGTADAVYAGDLLGNLWRLDLSSATNDPTVAKIATLTGSDNKPLPVTSRPLAAVHPKTLRRYITVGTGRLLHGNDSSITQAQRFYAILDGSGTKFSAAPTTPYRSTDLLALNDLTQPISLNLATQFGWYIDLGRITGGAGWRVIADASAFYGTVMFSAMVPSANSVCEPGGSGRVYAVDLGDGTTQLDNNVSYLEMGLVTEQRVIVDPTGKPALLVGSADGSLKKPAFKQAGGQKFQRLNWREVPVTE, encoded by the coding sequence ATGTCCAAACTGACCCATTACCTGCCACCTACTTGGCACTCACTGCCGGGACTGCCGCTAGCCTGTCTGCTCGCGCCCTTGCTTGCCCACGGCGCGACGCCGACGCCTTTGGCCGATCAAGCCGTTTTCTCCAGCGTGGCCGTGCCCGGAAATTTGGCCCTTGCCCTGTCGGTGGAATTCCCTACCGCCGTCAGCCGTGCCCATACCGGCAACTACGACAGCGCCAGCAACTTCCTGGGCTACTTCGACCCCAACAAATGCTATCGCTACAACTACAGCGCAGATGAGACTTTGCGCTACTTCTTTCCGGCGGGCGCGGCTGCATCGCGCCAATGCAGCGGGGACGACAACGATCTGTGGAGCGGCAATTTCCTGAACTGGGCCACCATGCAGACCATCGACCCCTTCCGCTGGGCGCTGACGGGCGGCTATCGCTCCAGGGATGAGGTGGGACTGACCCTGATTGAGAAAGCCTGGCACTCAGGCCAGGGCGGCACCGGCAACTTCCCCAACAAAAATCTTTCCACAAGCGCGCTGGTCAAAGGTGCCACACCGCTGATCTGGAGCAGCTTGAATGTGCGCGTGCAAGGCCTAGGCAACAAAATCTGGATCACATCAACCAGCAATAACCTGGGCAGCGCCACCTCCGGAACGGCCTACAACCCGGCTAATTTCAATGCAGCCAACCGCCCCGACGGCTCCACCATTTATGAGATGAGCGTTCGAGTGAAGGTCTGCGACCCATCCGGCGGCACCGGCGGCGTCGAAAGCAACTGCACTCAGTACCCCAACAACGACTACAAGCCAACCGGCCTGATGCAGCAATACTCGGATCAGATCCGATTCAGTGCTTTTGGCTATTTGAATGACAGCACGCTCAGTCGGGACGGTGGCGTGCTGCGGGCCAACCAAAAGTTTGTCGGCCCCAGCCAGCCGGTACCCGGAGGCGGCCGCAGCACCAACGCCAATGCCGAATGGGACGCCAACACAGGCGCCATGGTGATCAACCCGAACCCAGCTGACGTCACCGCCACCGCCACTGACTTTGGCGTCACCGTCAGCAATAGCGGCGTGATGAACTATCTGAACAAGTTCGGCTCCATCAACAAAGGCAATTACAAGTCCTACGACCCGGTCAGCGAGCTCTTCTACGCCGCCGTGCGTTACTACAAGAATCAAGGCAATGTGCCTGAGTGGACCACCATGAGTGGCGCCACTCCTGCCACCAAAATAGCATGGGCTGACGGCTTCCCTGTCATCACGAAATGGGAAGATCCCATCCTTTACTCTTGCCAAAAGAACTTCATTCTTGGCATCGGCGACGCCAACACCCACGCCGACCGCAATCTACCCGGCGCGACGGGTGGCTCGGAGCCGGCCAAGCCCAGCTTGGTCGCGGCGGACAAGACGGTCGATGCCACGGTCGCCACCAACCGAGTCGGTACCATACAAGGCATCAGCAGCTTGGCCGCTACCTCGCCTTACGGCGGCTGCTGCAATAACAATGGCGCGCTGATGGCCGGCCTGGCCTATGACTCCAATACCAAGGACATCCGCCCGGACGATCCAAACGACCTCAAGACCAAAGGACGCCAATCCATTCAAACCTATTGGCTGGACGTGCTGGAGTCGGGTTACGAAACCAATAATCAGTTTTTCCTGGCCACCAAATTTGGCGGCTTCACGGTGCCCGATGGCTTTGACCCCTACGCCCAGGCCAGCGATTTGCCCTTGTCCTGGTGGCATACCAACACCGACACCAATAGCGGCCAGCCGCGCCCGGACAACTACTTCACCGCCGACAAGCCTGACAAGATGGTGGACGGCCTGTCCAAGGCTTTTGCCAGCATCGTCTCCAAACTCAAGGCCTACACCACCTCGTTCTCGACCGCTGCCCCACAAATTACCAGCAGTGGCACGGCCAGCTTCGCGGCCCAGTACGACTCCAACGGCTGGACCGGCGACGTAATTGCCAGCACGATCACGATCGGCGAAAACAGTGCTGCGCCCTCACAGGCGGAGTCTTGGCGCTTCTCGAACACCTTGACCAATCAGGCGGCAGGTACTGGTTGGGACACGGGCCGACGTATCGTCAGTTTCAACACCAGCACGAAGACGGGCGTACCCTTCCGCCTGACAAGTCTGGCTTCGGATCAGCAGTCTGCGCTGGACACGACATACCGCTCTGGCTCCGATGCGGCGGACTACTTGTCCTATTTGCGCGGCGACCGAAAGAACGAAGTGGCCTCCTCAGTCACGGGCAGCGCCAAGTCCTACCGCGACCGCACCAGCTTGGTGGGCGACATCGTCGGCTCCAAAGCCAAGGCGGTAGGCAAACCCACGGCCCCATACTCCTCAAATGCCAACCCGGGTTACGACAAGTTTCTCAGCGACTATCAATCGCGCCAAACCATGGTCTATGTGGGTGCCAATGACGGCATGCTGCACGCCATCAATGGCAGCACCGGCGCCGAGGTATTTGCCTACGTCCCAGGTTCCGTTTACCAGGGGCCGGATGGCACACCTGCTGTCAACGGTCTGCAAGCACTGGGCAACCCCAACTTTGCGCACTACAACTTCGTCGACGCAACGCCCGCTGTGGCCGACGTTGATTTTGGTGGTGTCAACGGCTGGCGCTCCTTGCTGGTGGGCGGTCTCGGCAAGGGCGGCCGCACCTTGTACGCCATTGATGTGACGGACCCCACGCAGATGACCAGCGAATCCGCAGTTGCGTCCAAGGTGTTGTGGGAAATCAGTGCAAATGCGAATCTGCCACTGGGCTACACCTACGGCGAACCTGCTGTGATGAAGACACGCAAATATGGCTGGGTCATCATCGTCGGATCTGGCTACAACAATGCCGATGGCAAGGGCTACTTCATCATCATCAAGCCGAGCACTGGCGAAGTCTTGAAGACCATCAGTACCGGCGAAGGCAGCACTGACAACCAAGCTGGCTTGGCCCATGTGCGCCCCTTCTATCCGGACTTGAGCGACGGCACTGCAGATGCCGTCTACGCCGGCGACTTGTTGGGCAATCTCTGGCGGCTGGACCTGAGTTCGGCCACCAACGACCCTACCGTCGCCAAGATTGCGACGCTGACAGGGTCCGACAACAAGCCCTTGCCGGTGACCTCCCGGCCGCTGGCGGCCGTCCACCCCAAGACCTTGCGCCGCTACATCACAGTTGGGACTGGTCGCCTGCTGCACGGCAATGACAGCAGCATCACCCAGGCCCAGCGCTTCTACGCCATTCTTGATGGCTCTGGCACCAAATTTTCCGCGGCACCGACCACCCCCTACCGCTCAACCGACCTGCTAGCCCTGAATGATCTGACCCAGCCTATCAGCCTCAACTTAGCCACCCAATTCGGCTGGTATATCGACCTGGGACGCATTACTGGCGGCGCCGGATGGCGAGTGATTGCCGATGCCAGCGCCTTCTACGGTACGGTGATGTTCAGCGCCATGGTGCCTAGCGCCAACTCTGTTTGCGAACCCGGCGGCAGCGGGCGAGTCTATGCGGTTGACCTCGGCGATGGGACAACCCAGTTGGACAACAATGTGAGCTATCTGGAAATGGGCCTGGTCACCGAGCAGCGCGTCATCGTCGACCCAACTGGGAAGCCCGCCCTACTGGTCGGCAGCGCGGACGGCTCACTCAAGAAGCCGGCCTTCAAGCAAGCCGGGGGCCAGAAATTCCAACGCCTGAACTGGCGTGAGGTTCCGGTCACAGAGTAA
- a CDS encoding glutamate synthase subunit beta: protein MGKVTGFMEYERLDEGYEPVSARVKNYKEFVIGLNTDQVKQQSARCMDCGTPFCNSGCPVNNIIPDFNDLVYRGRPQDWASAITVLHSTNNFPEFTGRICPAPCEAACTLNVNDDAVGIKSIEHAIIDRAWAEGWVKPQSPKVKTGKTVAIVGSGPAGLAAAQQLARAGHSVTVFEKNDRVGGLLRYGIPDFKMEKSHIDRRVAQMEAEGVVFKCGVMVGALPADSKITNWAKESISPDELKAQFDAVLLSGGSENSRDLPAPGRELSGIHFAMEFLPQQNKVNAGDKLKGQIRADGKHVIVIGGGDTGSDCVGTSNRHGAKSVTQFEVMPQPPAVEDRPLTWPYWPLKLRTSSSHDEGCEREFAISTKEFLGEKGKLTGVKTVRVEWQGGKMVEVPGSEQVLKADLVFLAMGFVSPVATVLDAFGVSKDARGNVKATADLIGGYQTNVPKVFAAGDVRRGQSLVVWAIREGRQAARAVDEFLMGVSDLPR from the coding sequence ATGGGAAAAGTCACCGGCTTCATGGAATACGAGCGACTGGACGAGGGCTATGAGCCCGTGTCGGCGCGGGTCAAGAACTACAAGGAATTTGTGATCGGTCTCAACACCGATCAGGTCAAGCAGCAGAGCGCTCGCTGCATGGACTGCGGCACGCCGTTTTGCAATAGCGGCTGCCCGGTCAACAACATCATTCCGGACTTCAATGACCTGGTGTACCGCGGCCGCCCGCAGGACTGGGCCAGCGCCATCACCGTGCTGCACAGCACCAACAACTTCCCCGAGTTCACCGGCCGCATCTGCCCCGCACCTTGCGAGGCTGCCTGCACCTTGAACGTGAATGACGACGCGGTGGGCATCAAGTCCATCGAGCACGCCATCATCGACCGCGCCTGGGCCGAGGGTTGGGTCAAGCCGCAAAGCCCGAAGGTGAAGACCGGCAAGACCGTGGCCATCGTCGGCTCCGGCCCCGCAGGCCTGGCGGCTGCGCAGCAACTGGCACGTGCTGGTCACAGCGTCACGGTGTTCGAGAAGAACGATCGTGTCGGTGGCTTGCTGCGTTACGGCATCCCCGACTTCAAGATGGAGAAGAGCCACATCGACCGCCGCGTCGCGCAGATGGAGGCCGAAGGCGTCGTCTTCAAATGCGGCGTGATGGTGGGCGCCTTGCCGGCGGACTCCAAGATCACCAACTGGGCCAAGGAAAGCATCAGTCCTGACGAGTTGAAGGCTCAGTTCGACGCGGTGCTGCTCAGCGGCGGCAGCGAGAACTCGCGTGATTTGCCGGCGCCCGGCCGTGAACTCAGCGGCATCCATTTCGCGATGGAGTTCCTGCCGCAGCAGAACAAGGTCAATGCGGGCGACAAGCTCAAGGGCCAGATCCGCGCCGATGGCAAGCATGTCATCGTCATCGGCGGTGGCGACACTGGCAGCGACTGCGTCGGTACAAGCAACCGCCACGGCGCCAAGAGCGTGACTCAGTTCGAAGTCATGCCCCAGCCGCCCGCGGTGGAAGACCGGCCGCTGACCTGGCCTTACTGGCCGCTCAAGCTGCGCACCAGCAGCAGCCACGACGAAGGCTGCGAGCGCGAGTTCGCCATCTCCACCAAGGAGTTCTTGGGCGAGAAGGGCAAGCTCACCGGCGTCAAAACCGTGCGGGTGGAATGGCAGGGCGGCAAGATGGTGGAAGTGCCCGGCTCCGAGCAGGTGCTCAAGGCCGACCTGGTGTTCCTGGCCATGGGCTTTGTCTCCCCGGTGGCCACCGTGCTGGACGCCTTCGGCGTCAGCAAAGACGCGCGCGGCAATGTCAAAGCGACAGCCGATTTGATCGGCGGCTACCAGACCAATGTGCCCAAGGTCTTTGCCGCGGGTGATGTGCGCCGCGGCCAGTCCCTGGTCGTCTGGGCCATCCGCGAAGGCCGTCAGGCCGCGCGGGCGGTGGATGAGTTCCTGATGGGCGTGAGCGACTTGCCGCGCTGA